TTCGCATAACCGGCAGCGCTATCCGAAGCATCGCGCGCGGCATCCTTTGCCTGGCCGTACAGGTTCTGCACGGCGCCGGCCGCTTCGCGCGCCTTGGCCGAAGCTTGCGTCTTCGCGTCTCCCGTCATCTCGCCGACCGCACCTTCGACGCGTCCGGCAAACTCCTTGGCTGATCCGGCAATCCGATCGTTGTCCATGTTGGTCCTCCTCGGGGGTCAGCCCAAGTAACCGATCAGCCGCAGTGCGGTTCCGCATCCGCTTTAGAGAATGAGCCCGCCGTCGACGACGATGGTCTGGCCGATGATGTAGGACGACAACGGCGAGGCCAGGAACAAGGCTGCACCGGCCATATCAGCCGGCGTGCCCAATCGCCGCAGCGGAATGCGTGACAGCGCGCCCTCGAGCCGCTGGGGATTGGAGGTCGTGACTTTTGTCATCTTGGTATCGACGAGCCCCGGCGCGATGCCGTTGACGCGGATGCCGTCCTCGGCCCAGGCCTCGCCCAGCGTCCGCGTCAATCCGACCGCGCCGGTCTTCGAGGCATTGTAGGCCGGATTGCCCATGGTGGAGTGGTAGGCCGCGGTCGACGAGACGATGATCAGCGATCCCCGCGAATCCCGCAGCATGGGATGAAAGCGCGTGGCGCAGGCCATCAAGCTCATGAGATTGACTTCGAGTACCCTACGGAAGCCGGTCATCTCGAATTCGCCGCGGCGATAGATCACCGCGCCCTGTGCCAGCACCAGCACGTCG
This region of Bradyrhizobium sp. CCGUVB1N3 genomic DNA includes:
- a CDS encoding CsbD family protein, with the translated sequence MDNDRIAGSAKEFAGRVEGAVGEMTGDAKTQASAKAREAAGAVQNLYGQAKDAARDASDSAAGYAKDAYEAGQDTFRDGTQALAKRVRDNPLSALLVAGSIGFALALLMSRPARRPPPRWRYYG
- a CDS encoding SDR family NAD(P)-dependent oxidoreductase, with amino-acid sequence MNELDFSSRQVLVVGGSSGIGNGIAQAFRAKGAQVAVCGTRAHAKDYAPEEGSDLTGLAYAQLDVSDARAIEAFKPSFERLDVLVLAQGAVIYRRGEFEMTGFRRVLEVNLMSLMACATRFHPMLRDSRGSLIIVSSTAAYHSTMGNPAYNASKTGAVGLTRTLGEAWAEDGIRVNGIAPGLVDTKMTKVTTSNPQRLEGALSRIPLRRLGTPADMAGAALFLASPLSSYIIGQTIVVDGGLIL